One segment of Carya illinoinensis cultivar Pawnee chromosome 13, C.illinoinensisPawnee_v1, whole genome shotgun sequence DNA contains the following:
- the LOC122291738 gene encoding uncharacterized protein LOC122291738 isoform X1: MYKKKKVADGGGSSRGGTHAMDEEMDFKKIMKDIELLSSSHVTWKERKEMENKKVIALGGKPSKKQRLPFSVERPMMKKQKEREQTMLQERLILGQFGGKHGDSAKRSFGRRKPEDRVLKASEGHFRNGVLDVKHLLRPTTSSRDSDSGIHVVTKGIKKGGGKKNRGTKGGGRKRH; encoded by the exons atgtacaagaagaagaaagtggCAGATGGAGGAGGATCCTCGAGAGGCGGTACGCATGCAATGGACGAAGAGATGGACTTCAAGAAGATCATGAAGGACATTGAGCTTTTAA GCTCCTCACATGTGACAtggaaagagagaaaggaaatggAAAACAAGAAGGTAATTGCTTTGGGTGGGAAG CCTTCTAAGAAGCAGAGACTACCCTTTAGTGTTGAGCGACCAATGATGaagaaacaaaaggaaagagagCAGACGATGCTACAAGAG CGATTGATTCTTGGACAATTTGGAGGCAAGCATGGTGACAGTGCTAAAAGATCTTTTGGGAGACGCAAGCCTGAGGACAGAGTTCTAAAAGCAAGCGAAGGTCATTTTAGGAATGGTGTACTAGATGTAAAGCATTTGTTGCGTCCGACGACTTCATCTAGAGACAGTGATTCCGGTATCCATGTGGTTACCAAGGGTATAAAGAAGGGAGGTGGAAAGAAGAATCGAGGAACAAAGGGTGGTGGTAGGAAGCGCCACTAA
- the LOC122291738 gene encoding uncharacterized protein LOC122291738 isoform X2: MYKKKKVADGGGSSRGGTHAMDEEMDFKKIMKDIELLSSSHVTWKERKEMENKKPSKKQRLPFSVERPMMKKQKEREQTMLQERLILGQFGGKHGDSAKRSFGRRKPEDRVLKASEGHFRNGVLDVKHLLRPTTSSRDSDSGIHVVTKGIKKGGGKKNRGTKGGGRKRH; encoded by the exons atgtacaagaagaagaaagtggCAGATGGAGGAGGATCCTCGAGAGGCGGTACGCATGCAATGGACGAAGAGATGGACTTCAAGAAGATCATGAAGGACATTGAGCTTTTAA GCTCCTCACATGTGACAtggaaagagagaaaggaaatggAAAACAAGAAG CCTTCTAAGAAGCAGAGACTACCCTTTAGTGTTGAGCGACCAATGATGaagaaacaaaaggaaagagagCAGACGATGCTACAAGAG CGATTGATTCTTGGACAATTTGGAGGCAAGCATGGTGACAGTGCTAAAAGATCTTTTGGGAGACGCAAGCCTGAGGACAGAGTTCTAAAAGCAAGCGAAGGTCATTTTAGGAATGGTGTACTAGATGTAAAGCATTTGTTGCGTCCGACGACTTCATCTAGAGACAGTGATTCCGGTATCCATGTGGTTACCAAGGGTATAAAGAAGGGAGGTGGAAAGAAGAATCGAGGAACAAAGGGTGGTGGTAGGAAGCGCCACTAA